Proteins found in one Lycium ferocissimum isolate CSIRO_LF1 chromosome 6, AGI_CSIRO_Lferr_CH_V1, whole genome shotgun sequence genomic segment:
- the LOC132059554 gene encoding probable serine/threonine-protein kinase PBL25, with translation MSCLPCFQSKKNNEPRPAKDTSVAVARPAYPPSSPPHFENNNYKPPCENPYNKADQASHPVENGDSSNAKTFTFRELASATKNFRQECLIGEGGFGRVFKGTLQGGEVVAVKQLDRTGTQGNKEFQVEVLMLSLLNHQNLVNLIGYCADGDQRILVYEYMPMGCLADHLVDIREDQKPLDWLNRIKIASGAAQGLEYLHEKANPPIIYRDLRTTNILLDQDFNPRLSDYGLAKLAGGGNISHISPRVMGTYGYCAPEYERSGELSFKSDVYSFGVVLLELLTGRRAVDTTRPPEEQNLVAWAQPIFSNPKRFREMADPVLKNKFPERSLNQAVGVAAMCLQEEPSVRPLISDVVAALTTLNVDEPIPESPSSPEKDISGADNSDEYKQTSSDNEALPKRNEDQSSENDQQKDQGYRSVGINHHPENVLDSEDDDDRASSDYGYGSTSGSSEYEKEDRTLELGGGLTTKSGKLGSESRRKSKLKSSSRTISSSSRRKSKVKRNSSNSTKDDSEKNETFNLKDKSNHQQQSSVKSKDVSFGAYSSQSSDDAESEGERDGLCHTRHVQLAHEIIPQKLKS, from the exons aaaacaacaactacaaaccACCATGTGAAAACCCTTATAACAAGGCTGATCAAGCTAGCCATCCCGTTGAAAATGGGGATAGCAGCAACGCTAAAACTTTCACATTCCGTGAGCTAGCCAGTGCAACTAAGAACTTCCGACAAGAATGCCTAATAGGGGAAGGTGGATTTGGAAGAGTCTTCAAGGGAACACTTCAAGGTGGAGAG GTTGTGGCAGTAAAGCAACTAGACAGGACGGGAACACAAGGAAACAAGGAGTttcaagttgaagtcttaatgCTAAGTCTCCTTAACCACCAAAATCTAGTCAATCTCATTGGATACTGTGCTGATGGAGATCAGAGGATTTTAGTCTATGAATATATGCCAATGGGCTGTCTTGCTGATCATCTAGTTG ACATTAGGGAGGATCAAAAGCCATTAGATTGGCTAAACAGAATAAAGATAGCCTCAGGTGCAGCTCAAGGACTTGAGTATCTACATGAAAAGGCCAACCCACCAATCATTTATCGTGATCTCAGAACCACCAATATTCTATTAGATCAAGATTTCAATCCTAGACTTTCCGACTATGGCCTTGCCAAGCTGGCAGGTGGAGGGAATATCTCACATATATCACCGAGGGTAATGGGAACATACGGTTATTGTGCTCCAGAGTATGAAAGATCTGGTGAACTCTCTTTCAAGTCAGATGTATACAGTTTTGGAGTTGTTTTACTTGAACTTCTTACAGGACGCCGTGCAGTGGATACCACAAGGCCCCCAGAGGAGCAAAACTTAGTTGCTTGG GCACAACCGATTTTCAGTAATCCGAAAAGGTTCAGAGAAATGGCAGATCCAGTTCTGAAGAACAAGTTTCCAGAGAGAAGTTTGAATCAGGCAGTTGGGGTTGCAGCCATGTGTCTTCAAGAAGAGCCATCAGTCCGTCCATTGATCAGTGATGTCGTTGCTGCTCTTACTACCCTCAATGTTGATGAACCAATTCCTGAATCTCCTTCGTCTCCTGAGAAAGACATTTCAGGTGCAGACAATTCAGATGAATACAAGCAAACGAGTTCAGATAATGAGGCCTTACCAAAAAGGAATGAGGATCAGAGCAGTGAGAATGATCAACaaaaagatcaaggttatcGAAGTGTTGGCATTAATCATCACCCTGAAAATGTTCTTGatagtgaagatgatgatgatagagCAAGTtctgattatgggtatggaagTACATCAGGATCTTCAGAGTATGAGAAAGAAGACAGAACGCTTGAACTTGGAGGAGGGCTGACAACAAAATCTGGAAAATTGGGTTCCGAATCAAGACGCAAAAGTAAGTTAAAGTCATCCTCTCGAACAATCAGCTCAAGCTCAAGACGCAAAAGCAAGGTAAAACGTAACAGTTCAAACTCCACAAAAGACGATTCTGAAAAGAATGAGACATTCAATTTAAAGGACAAGAGCAATCATCAGCAACAAAGCAGCGTAAAGTCCAAAGATGTAAGTTTTGGTGCATATTCAAGTCAGAGCAGCGATGATGCGGAATCAGAAGGTGAAAGGGATGGACTATGTCACACAAGACATGTGCAATTAGCTCATGAAATTATACCTCAGAAATTAAAATCTTGA